The following is a genomic window from Anopheles aquasalis chromosome 3, idAnoAquaMG_Q_19, whole genome shotgun sequence.
TGAGCGAACTACCGAGAAGCATCGCAACCTCCTACTGCAATATTACAACCATTACAGCTCTTGTACTTATGCTTCGGAACTCAACAAGTGGTACAGCAGGATTGCGTGGAGCTGGAAAAGAATCTCGAACTATATCTGGATGGTGTGCGGATCGACTTACCGCAGCTGCAATCGGTTGTGGTTCTGAACATCGACTCATGGGGTGCCGGTGTAAAGCTATGGGGTGAGTTAGTGACCTGAAAGAAGCTGTCGACGTTTTTAAGATGGATTTaatgcttttcccttttattctAGAAATGAGCAAAAATTCTCCGACCCATAGTATTATGAAGGAGATACACAGCATTTCAGACGGAATTCTCGAAGTATTCGGTGTCGTTTCTTCGTTTCATATCGCCCAACTGCAAGTTGGTCTGAGTAAACCGGTCCGATTGGGTCAAGCTAAGAGTGTGCGGGTATGTGTAATCGAAAGTTGCAAATAGTAGCCGAGTCTTTTGTTCATATACTTCATTGTCTTTCTGCAGATTGTCCTAAAACGAACACTACCAATGCAAGCCGACGGTGAGCCGTGGATGCAGTCACCCTGTGATATCAATATACAGCACTACGGTCAGGCAACGATGCTGAGAAATGTTAAGAAGTGATCAAGCCACGTGCTCTTCCATAATCAACTAACCCATGCATTGTAGCACACCGCGCCAGAAAAACGCCAAAGCTATTTATCCTTCCACCGCTAGGTTTTTGTATATTTATGTTCGGCGTATAGCTGAAGAACCTGCGTCAAAGGAATTCAACTGCGAAATTGAACACATTTTTCGTTCAATCGCGCATTCGTTTTATGCTCGTGGAATTGACGCGATATCTCGAGATTGAAAAATTGCCAATAGATGTACGCTTTATGCACCATAAGAATCTCTTAACGGTTTTTAGGGAACTAATATTATTCTTCTAGAGTGCTAATACTACGGGAATACTGAAATTCTCGTCTTTGTGGGTCGTGAGTTCTATTAATCTTCGATAAGAAAATGGTATTTTATTCGTCAATCTCCGACTGCGTCATGAAAGCTCACCTGAACAACTTGCAGGAAATGGCAAGCGAATCTCTGTTATAGATTGTAAAGGTTAacgggttttgttttaaaacaaaaatcataaacatcTCCGCCTCTGACAACGTTATTATTGTTTCTGGTGTTTCAAAGAAGCGTGATAACAACGTCGGTCAGAGATGAGAGGCTGATAACTGGTGTGCATGGCAGGGAGGGGTATCAGCGTGCCAGTCATGGACGTCCACGGGCACGTGGGCCTCTAGTTGGATACGCTTGGTTTAAATCCCGATGCACATAGTACGGGTTACGGTTCAGTACTTCATATTTCCATACAGCAATGAAAGTAGTTACTTAAATGGCGATTACCAAGCAAAACATGatataaaatttattaaacattCTACTTACAAAAGTAACAGTAACGGGGAAACACCGCAGGGAGTGCGAattgataaataaatgcaCCGATGCTATCGGCCTTACTGCGTACCGGGCAGTGCATACCACACCACAATAAATTACATTACGAGACGACACCTGAAAAGAAGATGCGTTCGTTGATCCTTCGTTTGATCTACTCTTCCAGAAAAagcgcgtgcgtgcggtgcATGAGGTGAGGCGAGGGAAACATCGAAACGTTAAACTCAAAATCACGTAAGTACGACGATTGTCCGTGCAGAAGATTGGTGGaatagtttttgttttaggaGAAAAGCAGATACAATGCTCGTCATACAAGCACCAGTCCTCAGTCATCCATATCGATGGTCAGCAGAGAATCTTCTGGATATACTTCCAGCAAGGCACGGGCACCATCATTGAAATTATACGCAATACTGCCATCTATCACCAAACCTTACGGGGACAAGGAATGAAAACGGAATTGAGATATttgatcctgctgctggtcagtgTCTCTACTTACTTGCATCAATGCACCGTGATTTGACGTAGATCTGCTTAGCAAACCCTCTCGATTCCAGGCCCTTAGGGTTGGGCCACACGCCGACACAGATCTGCTCGCGGATCGAATAACAAAGCCGCGGATCGTGCGGTGGAAAAACCAGATTATCGTTGTACTCATCGGACACGGAACTGGCATCGATCGTATCCAGCACACCGGCTCCAGTGCGCTTTCGTACGATATCCAGCAAATCCTGCACATTATTCGTGGACAATCGATTCATGCTCGTCAGCCACGACGtcgaaccggtgccggtgctcaCACATAAGCCTGAACTTTTCGTTTTTGTCACCGTTTCTGAGTTGTCTATGCGTAGATGTAAATGCGAAACCCGTGCAGACAACATCTCACCGATGAATACCTGGAACAAAGTGTTGAAAGAAGGTTCAGGATCACTTGAGTGTTGCTGGCATCCTTCTGCAACATGGAAACATACCTCATTTAGAGCAAGGTATGGCAAAATCCGACTCTGGCCATTCTTTGCGGGAGACATCACTTCCTTGTGTTCGATGGGTTGTGAGTGATACTCGTGCAGATCCATCGGTGAAGGGCGCGCCGTTGCAGCTGCCCCAATGAGCGTGGTACGAATCCTCGATCTGTGCATCCAACGGAACTCGTTCGTGATTATCCTTCGTACGGCTTCATCGACCTGACTCGAGTACTGCTTCGGTAGCATAAGGCGTCCCTCGGATCTTCGTGGATCCGAATTGAAGCCTACCACGGGTGTCCGTTTACCGTTGGCGAGAAAGAATGGACTAGCCCGGCCGGCGGCAAGTAGGAAcgttccatcaccaccgatcgggaCAATCAGATCGGCCCACTGGAGCGCATCCTTGCCGATCGTAATCCTGTTCACGACTTGCACTTCGATTCCTTGCTCCTGGAACGAACGTACCACCTTCTCCTCGACGTCCTTATGCAGGTGATGGTAGTACATGAGCGCATCATAGTCCGTGCCTCGATCACGAATTTTTTGCTCCAAACACTCATCGCTCAGCTGCTGTTCGCGGATCTTCTCAAACTCTAGCCTCGTGAGCTTCGACACGATCAACACGCGTTGTAGTTTCTCCTTGGAATGACTCCCAAACTGCCGCACGGCCAACAGAGGAACATGCTTGAATCCTggaaaatcgaaggaaaacgaaagaatgagCAGAGGCCACATGCAACGTGCTAAATCGGTATGCAAACACGTGGCGCCACATTGTTGTAACAGTGGAGGCGCAGCACGAGAAGCAATGTTTTGCTCAATATCTTATCTCGCGTCGAGTattgtggtgtgttgtttgtggacGGCCTGGGTGGAAAATAAGCGGAATTCCCCCGCAATGCCGCCATTCACTGCGACGCAGCATTCAGTGGAGCGcggcgagcgaagcgaagatcCTTTAAGCTCATCTTCCGCTCCCGAGAGATGCAGCAGATAAGGAGCATCAGGGTGGGAGACTTTGGCCCTTTGATTGGCAAGTTGATGGCCGTTCGAAAGGGGTACAAGATGAAGTAAACACTAATCTACGCGGCCTCTGCTGCGTCATACCATGCTTACGCATCAATGGATCTACCACTCCCTGGACATGATTTCCGCAAACAGCAAGAAGAACAAAACGGGAACCCGTTTTTCGTCGCGAAATGGAACCACATCACGGGGGGTCGGCGTCATTGTGGGTTGGCGCGAATTGCGCCGCCTATCACTCTCTCGTCATGCGTCGTCTTGGGGTGTgtaccagcatcagcagcaccggtgaccGCGGCGATAGCGACCATATGAGGCGAATTAAATTGATAAGATTGTGGCCCGCTGGCGAGCACTTTTGGAGTGACGTTACCATCCGCCCGACAATCGATAGTTCCGTCCCGCGATTCCGAATCGGCGGCAATTGGACAAAATGACGAAATACGGCCAAGATCTAGCATCGCCCTAGGTTAGACAGGGCCAGGGCAGGCCTCGTAGATGGTGATTTACCTTCGAGTAATTGTAGCGCACATGATCCGGTTTTTGCACGCGTAAAACGATCGTGTGATCGTTGCGCAAACAACCGGTTCTGTCGAGGACGATGTTGTTACAGACGCGCGGGTCAGACAACAATCGATTAAGTTGCAACTGGCCATTTGACCTACCTGTAGCGTTCCGGAAAAGGAGCtttaaatgaaacatttggCCGCTTTTGATCGCAACTGCATACACTCGAGTCTGGTCAGTCTGATCAATCGACAAAGAACATAAACTGCACACGGCGTCCTTCTTCTAATGCACTTCACGGCACGACACAGTGGAGAAACCAAGAATCACCACCAACTAGCCACTATCGAGAACAGATAACTTGCGCGTTTGAGTCGTTTACATCGCTTCTCGTGATGGATACAAGCCGGAATatacgatgacgatgatgatggtaagcactcgcgacgacgaccgtcCGTTTACGTGTACGCGCCTTTCGAAACTGATAAGGATATTCGTGGAGCTCGTCGCCAACCGCCTCAGTAGCTGCTCGTTGGTGTTCTGCGACGACCTTATCGCTGCAGGAGCCGGTTTCGTTCGTCCGATCCGGTGATCCGGTTATCGGTCTCGCTCCTCTgtttgctccctctctttgaTGACGATctggaaaacacacaaaccgcTAGGATGCCACTCACGGGTTGCCGGAACCGATCCTTCGCGTTCACGTATCCTGGCGAGGATTCACTTTTGGGGTTTCTTCAAAAATAGGCTCGACCGCCGGGAGTGCCGGCAGATATTTATAGACGAcgaaaaacgtcaaacacaGTGACATTTCCGTTGTCTACTGCCGgcgagaagataaaaaaacgCACAAGAACTTGGACCTATTAATCGGATATTACTCCAGCAAcacaagacagagagacagtcTGGTATCGTTTTGGAACCTGTAAAGCTTCACTTACGAGTTAAACTTTATTATCGAATCAACACACATTTTTCGCTCTGCCGACTGATGGTTAGTTCTGTTTGGTTCGATTCACTTAAAtacatttttctttaaaaataacgCCACCAGGAACCATGCTCGCACTCCCGTTTCCGTTCTCCATAGTTACGCGCCGGCATGCTGTGTGGGGATGAAGAAGTTCTGCTTCCGAAAGAACGAATGAAAATAGTCGACTAACGAGAAAAGGGAACGGAGGGCGCGGCTTGTATCGCGAAACGGACATCGTGTTGGTCtcttttgtggttgtttttatTACTGTTTTAAGAAATAAACTTAGCGTTCTCGGGGTGTTCCTCCGTGCTGTTCCAATGCTTCACCAGAAGCATCCAAGATCCCGCCGCTCGCGCCCGATTCCATGTTATGCAATTAGAATTCGCCCGGTGATGCAGCCTCCGCCACGAACACGAGTGCTCGCACACTGGTGGCTTCCTTCTGCTTAACATAATCGAGAAGGGAGGCGAGTTTGGGGGGGAGGCCAGTGTCCGAGGTATGCGAGTTAAATGTGAGACACTtccgggggggagggcgaaatcttttcaacattttccgGAGTCTGGAGGGCGCGCACAACGGGGACGAAAGGGAGGGGAACTGAGCATATTGCTGGCGGCGGATGTAAGCGCGGGTGTGTTAGCTCTTGAACTGCAAACGGGTGCCGTCTACGTTTACATCGTCAGTTCCATGATCGCGTTCACGATGTCGTTTTGATTGTTCTTCAGCGCCCGGATAGCCTTGGCTCGTTTGACGTTGGCCTGCGACATCACCAGCTCGATGTCCTTATCGTCAATTCCGCTCTCGTCCacctcctcttcgtcctcttcggCGATCGGTGTGACGACGTTCGTCGAGCCCGACGCCTCACCGGCGGCCGGGGTGGCTTCCGGAGCCTTGAACTTCTCGGCCGCGGCCACCTGCGCCTGTTGCGACAGATCCTCGATCTTGGCCTCGCCGAAGATGATGTAGGTGTCGCTGTGCGGGTTCTTGTACACGTCCGGGTTGTTTATCACGAACAGAATGTTCTTTGACTTCCGGATCGTTACTCGGTTCACGCCCTGCACCGGCTTCAGGCCCAGCTTGGACATGATCTTTCGTGCCTTCTTCTCACCGCGTGACTGCTTTGCCTTCGAAACCAAGTCCGGGATGCCACCGGCGGCAAGCTGGGCTGTGGCTGCACCTACGGACATACGCAGAACAGGCCATGGATGAGTCACCGATTCACAAACCCTGCTCACGGGCTATGCCGATGTACCAACAACACTTACCAGCATCCTCCAGCTCGGGAATCGAGTCCTCGGTCTCTGTGTCGCTGAGCGCATCCTCCAGCTTTGCTTCTGTGCTTCCGGAAGCGGTCGCGGCGGCAGCTGCGCTTTCCGTGATTTCAGTCAACTCCGGCATGTTGAACGGTAGGTGGTCAAGCTAAAACGGAAGTACCAGAAGGCCAGAAGATCAAGAACGGCTCATTAATATTCACGCGTGCAGGAGGAAGACCGAGACGGCACTATCGAGCGGTGCCGCAGGAGGGAGTGAGATGCGCTACAGTTCAGAGAGCCGCGATCCGGACCGCGTATTGTTGCGGTTTCGCTTATCGCACTTCGCGGCCGAGCCAGGAAAAAGTATCATTCACAGCCAGGTTCAAATACGTTCGCTTTCGAGAACCGAGTTTTGCCAATCATTTCCTCAACTCGGCGCTAGCGGCGACCGCTAGATGCCGCACAATTCTCCCCTCGCCTTCTGCGCTCCCGGCTCTTCACAGGAAAATCGATTATTGACCGCACCGTCGGCCGATACGACGACCGTGTTTCCGGTCGGCCGTGGCCGATAACGGGCGGAATTCATGGACAGAAACACTACTTACACCAGTTTTATTACAAAGATTATTTTCCTAAGAACAAAACGCGGAACCGCGAGCAGCACAAGATGCCGGAAAAAGAAACTGACAGTAATGACAAGAAAGGGGTTCATGACAGCCGGAAGCCGCCCCCCGCGACCATTTTATTCCAAAAACTCCTCTTTCGGCTCGTCAAAAACATGACCAAATGATCAGAAAATCGATATGAAATGGCACCAGATGTGACTATCTGGTTTttcgaaattcaattcaaatttTGAACTAAAAACATTCAATCTGACCGTTAATTGTAAACTGTGACTTTTCTCAACCCCCTGCTAGCATTTCATGTGGCCTTGTGGAATTTGTGCAACCATTCAATCGTTGGAGAGGAATTGtagtttttgctttcgattcagTTTTTTCTAATGAAAATCAAACTGCTTTAATTTACATCGCTTTTTTCTTGAAGCTACCCGAAGAAAGTGTTTCGTTTGCGTATAAAATAGTTAAATAATATTCACACTGTATAAATCGATttaaagcaacacaaacagtcTGCTAACCACCAGTCAGTTTATGTAGCTTTTATGGAACCATTCATAGATTTTAATGCCGATTGCTTCATCACTCTGCTGTGATTCCATAAAACCGTGATTGCGGCCAGTAAAATATTTTCCAGCCAATAATTACCCTTGACCGATAGCAGCATACGGCGTGCGATTTATGAATGGACTTTCTCCGGCTCCTATTCACATGGCTTATTATCGATTGCATTTGTGAACCGTTTAGGGAACCGTCTCGACGCAACCCTTTTTCTATCTTCAATTCCGCTGAACGATGCGATATGTGGGAGACGATATGCAATTATCCATGCGTGGATAGCGGCAGCGGAACTCTTCGCTGGCTCCGTATGGCAGTCAGGAAGAGTGCAACAGCTTGCCACACTAATTTCAAATTAACGTGTCTTCAGCGTGTAGCCTGTCATGAGATAAGACTAAGCAAATACAATCCAAACGGCTCGGCGGAACGTTGAGCAATAGTCATCGGGGCTTTACTCTTTCGTTTTACAGCCGAACATGACTGCAGCTTGTAAAAATATGACGACACTGTGacttttatgataaaaaatgatgaaatgtttgatgaaaaaaactgtaacTAATGTTCAATCTAATTTCACGTGCCGTTTTCGTAGAATATggagccaccaccgatgggaAAACCCCACGGAAAAACGTGGTCAGCTTCAGCAAAAAATATATTATACTAAAGACGAGAGtaaaagagaggaaggaggatAGAGTGAACGAAAGTCGAGTCAGCAATCCAAGAGGTGCACAACATACAACACGCCACGCACTTTGCATAGGTGGCGTATAGTGGTCGATCGAGGAAATGCTGGATTTTCCGCCGTTTTTTTACTCTCCATCTTCTACGAACATCCTGCCCGAGGCGCTTGGAAGCCGAGAACCGAGCGGTTGCCCATGCTTATgctgcgccacgccacgcactCGGGTGTACGTTGGGTTTGCGTTCAATCGTATAAAAGcgtttgctctgctgctgaagTGCTCAGTACTCAAGAAGCCATTGTTGCAGACTGATGGTTAGTTGCTCAGTAGTGAACGATCCCGGCACATTGAAGAGTTGTGATAGTGAACTGGTTGATCATTGCTATAGCGGTTCTCTGTTAGTAGATTTTGCTGCGCTAAGCCTTCGCTACAATATTTTGTTTCAATAATATTCAGGTAAGGAGTGGTTAAGAATATTATGTTAACAAACAAATCTCTTCCGAAAAAAGGGCTTGTTAGTCATTCACACGACAGTTATACACAATAGTGCGAAAGGTGTAGCGAGCCAGCGGAACTGCAAGTCATAATTAGTAATcgtgaagtgaaacaatttTCTCCGGAAATGATTACACGAAACTGTAAGCGTTGATTAAGTGTTGCGTGCTAAGCGttgcttggtttggttggttttttcttGTACAACAAGCGCTCATATCAACAATAGAAGTGGGCTTGGCTACCAGGAGAAGGTAGAATAGAATAGCCTAAAGCGCAACAGCCTCAATTTGCTACACGTTTCTGTTGAAAAGCAAATGTTCAGAGAAGATTCGttttttaaaattctttaTTAAAGCATTAGGTTCTTAGCCAGCTCAAAAGTCATTGATATCACAAAGATGCACAGCGATGAAAGCCATTCTGCCATTTGCTCGTGAAGTGCGTATCAATAGGTGTGCGGAATGGTAttcgaagaaataaaaaaaaatcctttcgtTTTAAAAGCTTTTAGCCGTATCTGAAATGGCCGTCCAGCTCAGATCAGACCATGCTAGCTACTCTATTGCACCCTCGAACGAACTAATGCACCTGTTGGAGGAAGAGTGTGTAACGTTCGTATCCGTCTATGAATCAGATTTAATAATTCTCATACGTGTCAATTAATAGTTCAGCATGTGTCAATGCTTCATACGCACATCTTTTACAAATTCGGCCCATGCCTAGTCCCATGAAACGCTCATCGTCCATTGCTCGGAAATAAAGAAGCAATAGGAATGATTTTTTGCGAATTTCATAGGTTTTTAAAGCCTAATGGAGCTCTACATCTCTCTCCATGAGTATTGCTCGGTTTTGCGAAGTAAATGTTGGACAAGAGTTCATTAACTTAAAATTTAAACaacatttccattccttccactTGCCCCTAGCGTACAATACACGATGGCACACGAATCTAACAGCCAGTTCAGCCAAACCATTGATTAAGCTGCCACCAACGCAAAACGGAATGCggcttattttttttgtgtgctgtgaAGAGATTTATCTCGCTGTTTACGAGCCTCGTAAGATTTCAATCATAAATGGTGGCGAGATGCTGGATGGAGTGTGGAACGATAAAGTCAAGAGAAATAATACCTTTACTGTCCTGCTCTGTCCTCATGGTGAAAGGATTCGGTAGAAGCTTCACATCCTTTTGGTACATCCAACCTACCGTTTGTCATACGTGCCACAGTTGCAGCTCGTAAGGTGTCGTGTGAATGCTGAAAAGAGATTTTCGTTCCACTTCACCAACGTGCTTATTAGGGGCCGGGGAAGGGGTATGATTTACTTACCAAAATGTACGACGCGGATCCGCTCGTAGATCTCACAACATGTAGAAGGCGTCcacgtgttgtttttttttggctattGCTCATCTTTTGGAATGTTTAAATATgagaaaaatggggaaaattcggtattcttttttgctgttgcgtaccatgcgcctccatcgacgcTTTCGTTCTGCTAATCTAGTCACAATCGATAGCCGTGTTTAACTTATGTTTCAGCAGCTATTTTTTCGCTAAATTGAACTCATGTTCATTTCCATCACAACATTCCAAACCTAATGGCCCCTCTAAAAACCGCATAATTCGATGTGACCACGCCACGCACGCGGCTAGGCACTCCCAGCACTCCCAACAGAACGCGTTTTGCATTACCTTAACGTCGCATAAACATACAAATTCCCACTTGGAGACTTGGCAATAATAATCCACCTGTTGTTGGCGGTGTCACCGGACGCCAAACCTCGCTCGGGGCTTTTACGAtctctcgcttcgctttcaTACTGTAGAGGCGTAAAAAGAACGACCGTCCCATCGGGGACCTGTTGCGTGTGGCGAAGCACACACCGAAGAGTAACTCTCAGAAATGCAACATCAGCATCGGTGAAAGGAATCTCCCTTCGCTGACCACGAAGGGGGCCTtcgggccatcatcatcatcatcgaatggTAGGGTCCAAATATTGAGTTATTTATCTTCGATACGAGAAGTGGAATCGGCATCACAATCACTGTCACTCCGGCTATGAAATGTCAGGTCACCACCGCGGGCGTATCGACACCTCACCACCTATCGAGCTCTATTTGCTTACATTAAATCCCACGCAATGCGTTAAGAGGATCCCAAACCAtacagcagcactagcagcatccgccgccgcctccgATCGATTGAAGTTGCCAAACAGTGACACGCGTTCCAGTGTGCCGCTTCCGGAAGACGGGAGACTTGCTGTTTGCTCTTCTCAAACGGTCCAACAGAAAGCAACGAACCTCCCTTTACTCTCGCTGGCAATTCCCAGGAACGGACGATGGGTGagatttgatttattgttgCTTCCAAGCGGACACACATCACCTGGGAAAGGAAGAGatagattgagagagagagagcgggcggcCCGCAAGGCTCGagtgattgatttgatttttgtgAATTGCGACCACCgatgggtggtgctggtggtgttcaTGCCGTTGTCGATGACGGCACTATCGAGCGACAACCATGTCGACGACGTGCTGATaatgtgataaaaaaataatcattCCAAGCACCGATCCCACCGAGGACTGCTC
Proteins encoded in this region:
- the LOC126575405 gene encoding NAD kinase 2, mitochondrial; this encodes MFHLKLLFRNATGFKHVPLLAVRQFGSHSKEKLQRVLIVSKLTRLEFEKIREQQLSDECLEQKIRDRGTDYDALMYYHHLHKDVEEKVVRSFQEQGIEVQVVNRITIGKDALQWADLIVPIGGDGTFLLAAGRASPFFLANGKRTPVVGFNSDPRRSEGRLMLPKQYSSQVDEAVRRIITNEFRWMHRSRIRTTLIGAAATARPSPMDLHEYHSQPIEHKEVMSPAKNGQSRILPYLALNEVFIGEMLSARVSHLHLRIDNSETVTKTKSSGLCVSTGTGSTSWLTSMNRLSTNNVQDLLDIVRKRTGAGVLDTIDASSVSDEYNDNLVFPPHDPRLCYSIREQICVGVWPNPKGLESRGFAKQIYVKSRCIDASLVIDGSIAYNFNDGARALLEVYPEDSLLTIDMDD
- the LOC126575407 gene encoding nascent polypeptide-associated complex subunit alpha, with protein sequence MPELTEITESAAAAATASGSTEAKLEDALSDTETEDSIPELEDAGAATAQLAAGGIPDLVSKAKQSRGEKKARKIMSKLGLKPVQGVNRVTIRKSKNILFVINNPDVYKNPHSDTYIIFGEAKIEDLSQQAQVAAAEKFKAPEATPAAGEASGSTNVVTPIAEEDEEEVDESGIDDKDIELVMSQANVKRAKAIRALKNNQNDIVNAIMELTM